TAGATAGAGGATGGCTGAGCAGAGCTCATCAAGCCTTCTCAACTATTATGAATTACAATATCAGTGAGGGCAAAAATGATCATAAGGCTTTTCTAGTGTGTATGTAAAGAAAGggttagaaagaaagaaaaaaatctagaAGAAGCAAAAGTCAGTTCATTGTCAGTCCCTGAACAGACTAGAGAATACATCTGGGACCATACCTGTCCAGCATCCACCATTTCCCTTACTTCATCCAATGCAGGACCACTGGGTGAAAAAAATCCCCAGCGGTAGTGAACTCCTTTGACTAGGTGCTACCAGgaaacagaatgagagagaaggCTTGAATACAAGGATAATTGCAACTTGTGTAATTGTGTGcatacacaaaaaacacacacacacacaaaaaagcttTACTGTTGATGTGAACTTGGCAGTGTAAGATACAGTAGTAAGGTCTGAGGCTGTGTAAGATGCTAGATAAAAAGACTTGGTGAATTGGTCTGGTTCCTGCTGAACATCTAAAATATACTTAGCAAATATTTCTTCTCctcatcatttattttactttcttcCTACTTCACAACATTCACCCCAACATTATTATCTCATAGCTGTCAGTTCCTGTCACAACAGATAAATTAATCATCATGATAACTTTAGGTCTATAGCCCTGGCTAGTGTGCTTTCCAGTGTGTGGGGGGGTATTAGAATTGTTTGTCTTCATAAATGTTAGTTAATCTTGCTTTAAAGCAAGACTATGTAActttaaaaagataaaatgagTTTGTGTTTCTTAGATGTGTATTCAAACTTTAAAATGAGTGTTAGAGTGGTACCTACTTATCTGCACAGAAAATCAGATAATGCAACATAGATTGGGTAGAGCTGCATCCAatttttttcatataaataaTGGTGGTTAGGTTGCCTATTATCTCCATTCTTGTTTGATTTGTATGGTTGCCTTTTCTGGGCAGTTGAACGCTTGTAAAATGGCTTGTGTTTTAGACAGTCTCAGAGTAAAACACTGTCTACAGATTATTGCTTATACAGTATTTTCTCCCTGTAGTATTGGCCTCAGCAGTTGTTCAGTACAGGCTCCAAGTAagcctaacccttaccctaaccttaacctaaacctaactgGGTAGGATTCCTTGCAACTCAcgacaaaaagagaaataattGACTCTGTCTTTTGCTAcatttgttcctgtgtgtgtgtatgagtgtgcatGTTCGTGTAGTGTATATAGGGGTTGTAGGGATTTTCAATATAAAGCAGTAACTTAACATGCTTCCTTCAGGCCTATTTAGAAATTAGGACAGTGTGATAACCAAGTTAGCTGTCAGCAGTCTAGTTTTCCTATTACTAGCAAAgtgcacagtgtgtgagtgaacaAGGAGATGTACAGTGCAGTAGTCGTTTTTTGCTTCCTCTCCATAAACCCACAAGGTACATTCCGTCCTATTCTTTTACTTAGAAGTGTCATCATtctaatgtaaatgtatttccaAATCAGCTCTATAAAAGAACTATCCAACCAACACCTTGTTAATTCTCGACTGACAAATCCAGttaacacagacacaatgcaTCAGCAACTGGAAAAAGACATGTTTGCTGCATCAGCATCAATAATCTGTGCCCAACTCTAGTTATGACGGGGACGGTGTGGGTGCTAATAAGAGAAAATGCTGCTGTAAATTACATCTTTATTGTGGAAGTGCACCTGTCCTAGTCTGAAGCACAATATGTGACCATGTTAAAAAAATTGCTCAGCCTTTCACAATTCCATTAAGGGAGCTCAAATGAATGGCCAAATGGCTATTCATGGCATTTCTATGAAAATAGTAATAGAGTCAACATTTCAAGGCACCAGCATCACCATACAAGACACTATTTGTTCTATTTGGTTATATATACAGaagcaagaagaagaatatgGTTAAGGATCAGTTGAATAAACTGAACACTTTTTTTATATACTGGAAAGGAATAAATTTAGTGACTAGCAGAGGAGTATAGTACAATGCAAATATGCATCTGCCACTATAGTTTTAATCCTATTATCTAAATGGTAATGCCTCCTCTGTACCTGTGTTCCTCCCCAGCCTGCTTCTTGCTCCACACTTTCTCCCCACACCTGCCCTGCATCTGCCTTGTTAGCCCTGCCCTGTTAACAGTGTTTTccccagccaatcagctccttTCCTGTTCTCCTGATACATTTACATCATTCCTCTCCCCTGAGCTTCTCCACCTGTACCTCATCCCCTTATCAGTTTAGTTTGCATTTTTAGCTCAGTATGACGCAACACATTGGAACAACTTTCTGACATTTCCCATTCATTATGTTCTAATCACTTGGATTTACCATAGAGCAGTTATGTGTACTTGTTAGTCACTGATTTAACTCCcaaacagtaaatgtgtgttcCATCCACAGAACTAGAAATAGGCATAACTATCCTTACTTTGCTACTATACACATATAGTATAATAACTATACTTCTCCAGGTAATTCATGTAAAACATAATCCTAAACTACCCCAAACTAATAAAAAGGGACACAAATTTGGCTTTAGGTGTAACCAGTCACTTCAAGTAGAGGTGTTACTTTTTCATGTACTTGTTGGTGGGGGTGCTGCAGAAAAAGTCTGGGAACCACTAATGTAATTAATGAAACTGTATCCATGTTATTCTGCCATGATTACCTTGAGGGCTTTGGTGGCCACTGTGGCAGCACTCTGCATCATTCCATCAGCAATGCCCAGCCTGTCAGTGTTCTTGAGGAACGGTGTTACAAGGGTGACATACTTGGCACCACACCAAGGCTTAAGCAGATTCAACGCCCAACGTTCTGTGTCCCCCCCAACATTATCGAGGATCAGGTCAAATCTTGAGGTGAAGAAGGGTAGGGTTTGTGAAAACAAGAGACACAAGCTAAAATACATACATGTGGGGTCACTGGGCATAAAAGACAAAGTAAATGAAAGGGAGAATCTGAGGTATAGAAAGGATGGTCGGGCAGATTACTGAAATGGAGAGAGCGATTAATCTGAGTGTGATTAAGTTTGCTAGACAATGAAAGGGCTCAGTTTTCCCACATGAATGAGCTGACTGTAGTTAAAGGGACTGGGCTGCCTTTGTAACGAATCATTGATACATACACGAGCCAACTCCAATTAAATACAAacatgacgtgtgtgtgtgtgtgggattctCTCACTTCTCCAGTGTACTGAGCCGCTCCTCAACAGGGCCAGCAGTGTAGTCCACCACATAGTCTGCCCCCAGACCCCTTACAAACCATTCAGCATTCTGGGAGCAGGTAACAGTCACATGGGCTCTCCAAGCCTTCAGCATCTGTTCACAATGATCACATCACATGGCAAAAGTGACCTGACTGGCCAAACAGACTTTTTATAACACCACTGACACCACATGATCagtgttcttgtttttctttagaCTGCTACCATAGAGTAGGTGTATATATAAAGTAGGCTGTTGTGTTACATAATGACATGATGTGTAAAAAATGCAGCTTGGCTATCAACCTCCTCCGCCTCATCCATACCTGTATTGCAAATGTTCCCACTCCCCCGGATCCTCCAAGGATCAAAATCCTGTAGGAAAGAGGAGATGCATACATGTTCAACAAATTTGTCGAAAATATTTCATACACTATTTTTGCATAGGCTCTCCCTCATTAGGATTAATGTCAAATGCACTCTGAGCTTTAGTGTTTAGAGTTCACTGTGGTGTGAGGGAGCGTCTGAGCCAATACCAGAGAACTGGACCACATCGTGCTCATTGCAGAGCAGGCCAACAGGAGTTAATCTTAGAAAGAATGAGTGGAATAATAAGAATTGGCTAAATCAAAGACAGGGTGCTTTTTCGGGGTTAACAGGGATTAACAACAAGTGGgaattgtgtatttgtgtgtgtagcgGTGTCAATGTTCCCTCACCGTTTCTTAGCACAGTTGTCCTTACTGAGTCCACCAGTGTTAACCAGTGCCGACCAGGCAGTAGTTGCTACATAAGGAATggctgctgcctctgtgtggcTCAGTGACTTTGGTTTGTGGGATACCTTAGCACAACACACATTCATAATAAAAACAGTTGTGAACATAGAACTGCCTCAACACCATTCAGCAGTACACCTTCTGAGTCATTATGAAAGAGCACAATTGTGCCAGATTTAGCAAGTATTCACAAACTTAATCAGTGagtttttcatttgcatgctTCAGTAATAAGCAACAAGGGATAGGCTGCCTTTTAattttagaagaagaaaaattaatgtgctgatgatgatgctgactAACTGTGCCACTGACACAAACCACAATCTGCAAAAAGGAAAGTAACCACACAGAACTGATACAAATTACTCcatacagacagaagcagaccTCAATTCTAAGCTGAGAATCTTTTTGTAGCACTAAGAAGATTAGCTCAAGGCTACAACGTAGTCATTGAGATACCAACAACAATACCTCATTGGCACTCAGCACCACAAACTCAGCCAAGCTGCCCTGCTTCCATGGTGGTATAGCTGCCCACACCTAAGGGAAACACACAGCAATAcaacataaataacattaacCAAAGGCACAAAGTGTCTGCATTTCTATAGTTCACAATTGTTTGGTATGATGAGACTGCACAGTAATGTATCTAATCAAAGTAGCACATGTGTAGTGTCCCATTATGGGTCACTCAGAGTGCTTCCTGATTTAGTATACAAATGTGTGGTAACAAAAAATGCAGAATGTGGCTTCATGAAGTATTATATAGCATtattacaataacaataaactgtatttgtgtTGCAGTTCAAAGAGCTTTGCAACAAAGAAATCatatgcaccaagtgcttcacacaaagaagacataaaatgaacagaaaaaatgggatagaaaattaatgtaaaataagatggagaataaagcccacttgataataatagtaaaagtACGATGGAATAAGCATGGAAATAAAGACAGTAAAAATAAAGCCACAGAAAAATAGTAATACATAGGTAAAAAAATAGATTGCATAAAATCAAGTCCATTACAGGCTTCGTATAGAGGACTTAAAAATCAATTCTAActtttacaggaagccagtgcatagcagctaaaactggactaatttgctctctcctcttgggTCTGGTTAATAGCAAAGCTGTCGAGTTTTGAATGGGCTGAAGTCTCTCAATGTTTTGACCACCAAGTGGCAACATGTACAGTGAGAACAGCAATGGACTAAGGCCATTCCCTTGTGCAACCCCAGAAGAGATGttatgtttctcagaca
This window of the Chaetodon auriga isolate fChaAug3 chromosome 14, fChaAug3.hap1, whole genome shotgun sequence genome carries:
- the rtn4ip1 gene encoding NAD(P)H oxidoreductase RTN4IP1, mitochondrial, which produces MRSVRHVVHSRWWCHLSKSQSVNTSVYWHGNQTRPFSTTKICMTVMPAWVIDKYGSNDVLRLTKNASFPVINYPNEVIVKVFAAGLNPLDVSMRGGYGAATLSMKRDPLSIKQSGSEFPLILGRDVSGVIMECGLDVKYFRERDEVWAAIPPWKQGSLAEFVVLSANEVSHKPKSLSHTEAAAIPYVATTAWSALVNTGGLSKDNCAKKRILILGGSGGVGTFAIQMLKAWRAHVTVTCSQNAEWFVRGLGADYVVDYTAGPVEERLSTLEKFDLILDNVGGDTERWALNLLKPWCGAKYVTLVTPFLKNTDRLGIADGMMQSAATVATKALKHLVKGVHYRWGFFSPSGPALDEVREMVDAGQIQAVVEETFNFSQVPEAITKVENGHARGKTVVQISKGGDD